The following proteins are encoded in a genomic region of Arcobacter cloacae:
- a CDS encoding heavy metal translocating P-type ATPase: protein MSKIKCNHCHLEFEENIMIKENDLNFCCKGCQGVYHLLKNDGLDSFYEKLGNKTIAPPIELNNDDISKFDSLNFLDNYVSTTKEGFSQIDLIIEGIHCAACVWLNEKILHDTKGIVEANINFTTNKARIVWNEEKLKLSEIILKIRSIGYNAYAYDSSVADAQASKAKRDYFIRMMVAVVCSMNIMMLSVAKYTGFFTGISKEVKDMIHIGEFLLSTPVLFYSGWIFFKGAYYGLKNRMINMDFLVATGATSTYIYSLFILFGAKGESYFDSVSMIITFVLVGKYLEVIGKKSAIDTLDKIKSTLPLEAIVIKDNQRKVVALNSLNIGDIIEIKAGEKVPVDGKIVFGSGSFDESTLTGESIPVYKKVNDSVYSGTINIDSLIQFEVTKSFKNSTFSSIVALLEDSLNSKPAIQTKAAEISKGFSVTILSLAFATFLVWYFFGLDLGFDYEGTDTFERSFIVAVSVVVIACPCALALATPMASLIGISELAKKGLLFKEAKFIETLASANCVVFDKTGTLTKGELNVVKARFLDDNIYKIQLLYSLLNASKHPVSISIKKYLESKYENLEIKNLQNVKNIEAKGMSAIYKNIEDKEFEIIGGNVELLREFEINYKFDSSKTVYLFAINKKVIATFELEDDIKDGAKDLIDYLQNKNIDVIMLTGDNEQVASKIAKELNIKKYFAKQTPISKANFIKELKKENKIVVMVGDGVNDSVALSNSDVAVAMGSSADISLAVSDIVLLNSTLKSLKEAFEISNKTYKYIKQNLSLSIIYNIVTIPLAMAGYVIPLIAALSMSLSSLMVVLNSLRIKMK from the coding sequence TTGTCTAAAATCAAATGTAATCATTGTCACTTAGAATTTGAAGAAAATATAATGATAAAAGAGAATGATTTAAATTTTTGTTGTAAAGGTTGTCAAGGGGTTTATCATCTTTTAAAAAATGATGGGTTGGACTCTTTTTATGAAAAACTTGGAAATAAAACGATTGCTCCTCCTATTGAATTAAACAATGATGATATTTCAAAATTTGATTCTTTAAATTTTTTAGATAATTATGTAAGTACTACAAAAGAGGGCTTTTCTCAAATTGATTTAATTATTGAAGGAATTCATTGTGCTGCTTGTGTTTGGTTGAATGAAAAGATTCTTCATGATACAAAAGGAATAGTTGAAGCAAATATAAATTTTACAACAAATAAAGCAAGAATAGTTTGGAATGAAGAGAAATTAAAATTATCAGAAATTATTTTAAAAATAAGATCAATTGGATATAACGCTTATGCTTATGATTCAAGCGTAGCAGATGCACAAGCATCGAAAGCAAAACGAGATTATTTTATTCGTATGATGGTTGCTGTTGTTTGTAGTATGAATATCATGATGTTAAGTGTTGCTAAATATACTGGATTTTTTACTGGTATTTCAAAAGAAGTAAAAGATATGATTCACATAGGTGAATTTTTACTTTCAACGCCAGTTTTATTTTATAGTGGATGGATATTTTTTAAAGGTGCTTATTATGGTTTAAAAAATCGTATGATAAATATGGATTTTTTAGTTGCCACGGGAGCTACTTCTACTTATATTTATTCGTTATTTATTCTTTTTGGTGCAAAAGGAGAAAGTTATTTTGATTCAGTATCCATGATTATTACTTTTGTTTTGGTTGGAAAATATTTAGAGGTAATAGGAAAAAAATCAGCTATTGATACTTTAGATAAAATAAAATCAACTCTACCTTTAGAAGCTATTGTAATAAAAGATAATCAAAGAAAAGTAGTAGCTTTAAATAGTTTAAATATTGGTGATATTATTGAGATAAAAGCCGGAGAGAAAGTACCTGTTGATGGTAAAATAGTTTTTGGTTCTGGCTCTTTTGATGAATCAACTTTAACAGGAGAATCTATACCTGTTTATAAAAAAGTTAATGATTCAGTTTATAGTGGAACTATAAATATTGATTCTTTAATTCAATTTGAAGTTACAAAAAGTTTTAAAAATTCTACTTTTTCTTCTATTGTTGCTTTACTTGAAGACTCTTTAAATTCAAAACCTGCAATTCAAACAAAAGCTGCTGAAATTTCAAAAGGTTTTAGTGTTACAATTTTAAGTTTAGCTTTTGCAACTTTTTTAGTTTGGTATTTTTTTGGTTTAGATTTAGGATTTGATTATGAAGGAACAGATACTTTTGAAAGATCATTTATAGTTGCTGTTTCTGTTGTAGTAATAGCTTGTCCTTGTGCTTTAGCGCTTGCTACTCCAATGGCAAGTTTAATAGGAATATCAGAACTTGCTAAAAAAGGCTTATTGTTTAAAGAGGCTAAGTTTATAGAAACTTTAGCTTCTGCTAATTGTGTGGTATTTGATAAAACAGGAACTTTAACAAAAGGCGAACTAAATGTAGTAAAAGCTAGATTTTTAGATGATAATATCTATAAAATACAACTTTTATATTCATTGTTAAATGCTTCAAAACATCCTGTTAGTATCTCTATAAAAAAATATTTAGAATCAAAATATGAAAACCTTGAAATAAAAAATCTTCAAAATGTAAAAAATATTGAAGCAAAAGGAATGAGTGCTATATATAAAAATATAGAAGATAAAGAGTTTGAAATAATTGGTGGAAATGTGGAGCTATTAAGAGAATTTGAAATAAATTATAAATTTGATTCTTCAAAAACAGTTTATTTATTTGCTATAAATAAAAAAGTTATTGCTACTTTTGAACTTGAAGATGATATAAAAGATGGTGCAAAAGATTTAATAGATTATCTACAAAATAAAAATATTGATGTTATTATGTTAACAGGTGATAATGAGCAAGTTGCTTCAAAAATCGCAAAAGAGTTAAATATTAAAAAATATTTTGCAAAACAAACACCTATTTCAAAAGCAAATTTTATAAAAGAGTTAAAAAAAGAGAATAAAATAGTTGTAATGGTTGGTGATGGAGTAAATGATAGTGTAGCTTTAAGTAATTCAGATGTTGCCGTTGCTATGGGAAGTTCAGCTGATATTTCACTTGCTGTTTCTGATATTGTTTTATTAAATTCAACACTAAAATCATTAAAAGAGGCATTTGAAATTTCTAATAAAACATATAAATATATAAAACAAAATTTATCTTTGTCTATAATATATAATATAGTTACAATTCCACTTGCAATGGCTGGATATGTTATACCACTAATTGCAGCTCTTTCGATGAGTTTAAGTTCTTTAATGGTTGTATTAAATTCACTTAGAATAAAAATGAAATAA
- the ccoS gene encoding cbb3-type cytochrome oxidase assembly protein CcoS, producing the protein MINDTLFFMLIVGIIISAGLLLLFIWAARSGQFDDANKMLNGPLYDSVEDLNDAIKKEKNSKEAKEEKLKSEKEKSKEDEVSQKLD; encoded by the coding sequence ATGATAAATGACACACTTTTTTTTATGTTAATTGTGGGAATAATAATCTCAGCAGGACTTTTACTTTTATTTATTTGGGCTGCAAGAAGTGGACAGTTTGATGATGCAAATAAGATGCTTAATGGACCATTATATGATAGTGTTGAAGATTTAAATGATGCTATTAAAAAAGAAAAGAATTCAAAAGAAGCAAAAGAAGAAAAATTAAAAAGTGAAAAAGAGAAATCAAAAGAAGATGAAGTTAGTCAAAAACTTGACTAA
- a CDS encoding c-type cytochrome encodes MKKIVLSTIIAAAAAASLSAASFAACATCHGANGEKAALGKSAIITGWDEAKTIESLNGYKAGTLNVHGMGAVMKGQVAKLSDADIADLAKQIAAMK; translated from the coding sequence ATGAAAAAAATCGTATTAAGTACAATCATCGCTGCAGCTGCTGCTGCTTCTTTAAGTGCTGCTTCTTTTGCAGCTTGTGCAACATGTCATGGTGCAAATGGTGAAAAAGCTGCATTAGGAAAATCTGCAATTATTACAGGTTGGGATGAAGCTAAAACTATCGAATCTTTAAATGGTTACAAAGCTGGAACTTTAAATGTTCACGGTATGGGAGCTGTTATGAAAGGTCAAGTTGCAAAATTAAGTGATGCTGATATCGCTGATTTAGCAAAACAAATTGCTGCAATGAAGTAA
- a CDS encoding ATP-binding cassette domain-containing protein: MKKEIVLNINNLTFYYKKENPIYKDFSLELKKGELVTIFGKSGTGKTTLFELIIGSLKPISGTVQKSKIAMIFQDPFNSFHPTYSIIEQIKDVVNSNFDDELPELLEKLSLKEELLYKKTYQLSGGQLQRCSILRAILMKPDLLLVDEPTSALDNIIAYDVMKLLVSLLKNSAILLITHDLDMASWCSDKIIRLEENARK, translated from the coding sequence TTGAAAAAAGAGATAGTTTTAAATATTAATAATTTAACATTTTATTATAAAAAAGAGAATCCTATATATAAAGATTTTTCTTTAGAGTTAAAAAAAGGTGAATTAGTAACTATATTTGGGAAAAGTGGTACAGGAAAAACTACACTTTTTGAGTTAATTATAGGTAGTTTAAAACCAATAAGTGGAACAGTACAAAAGTCTAAAATAGCCATGATTTTTCAAGATCCGTTTAACTCTTTTCATCCTACATACTCTATAATTGAACAAATAAAAGATGTTGTAAATAGTAATTTTGATGATGAACTACCAGAACTTTTGGAAAAATTAAGTTTAAAAGAAGAGTTACTTTATAAAAAAACATATCAGTTAAGTGGAGGGCAACTTCAAAGATGTTCTATTTTAAGAGCAATTTTGATGAAACCAGATTTACTTTTAGTTGATGAACCAACATCAGCTTTGGATAATATTATTGCTTATGATGTGATGAAACTGTTGGTATCTCTTTTGAAAAATAGTGCTATTTTGCTTATTACCCATGATTTAGATATGGCTTCATGGTGCAGTGATAAAATTATAAGGTTGGAAGAAAATGCAAGAAAATAA
- the hemH gene encoding ferrochelatase, whose translation MQENKKALVLLNMGGARNKDELKMFLTNMFNDKNIITVKNPLIRKMIAFFITTTRLNSAWKNYEEIGNESPINKLTEKLVDKCNEKIEDYKTYQVMRYTPPFANDVITKMLEDGINEIVLLPLYPQYSTTTTKSSIEDFIDYLPYTFGKNIRYIETFYKNDKFNDCIIEEIGRNTQNPSEYNLIFSAHGLPQKIVDAGDPYEIQMNEHVKILSDKLQEKGMDFKSVNLAYQSKVGPMKWLDPSLEDMLKNFKGQKVIIYPIAFIVDNSETDFELDIEYREIAHELGIEDYKVCKCVNDSDGFIEAIKYIIK comes from the coding sequence ATGCAAGAAAATAAAAAAGCACTAGTTTTACTTAATATGGGTGGAGCTAGAAATAAAGATGAATTGAAAATGTTTTTAACAAATATGTTTAATGACAAAAATATAATAACAGTAAAAAATCCTTTAATTAGAAAAATGATAGCTTTTTTTATTACAACTACAAGACTTAATAGTGCTTGGAAAAATTATGAAGAGATAGGAAATGAATCACCTATAAATAAGCTAACTGAAAAATTAGTTGATAAATGTAATGAAAAAATTGAAGATTATAAGACATATCAAGTTATGCGTTATACCCCTCCATTTGCAAATGACGTAATAACAAAGATGTTAGAAGATGGAATAAATGAGATAGTTCTTTTACCTTTATATCCACAATATTCAACAACTACAACGAAATCATCAATTGAGGACTTTATAGATTATTTACCATATACTTTTGGTAAAAACATAAGATATATTGAAACTTTTTATAAAAATGATAAATTCAATGATTGTATTATTGAAGAAATTGGTAGAAATACACAAAATCCAAGTGAATATAATCTAATATTTTCAGCACATGGATTACCTCAAAAAATAGTAGATGCTGGTGACCCTTATGAAATTCAAATGAATGAACATGTAAAAATATTATCTGATAAATTACAAGAAAAAGGTATGGATTTTAAATCGGTAAATCTAGCATATCAATCAAAAGTAGGTCCTATGAAGTGGCTTGACCCATCACTTGAAGATATGCTTAAAAATTTTAAAGGGCAAAAAGTGATTATCTATCCAATAGCTTTTATTGTTGATAACTCTGAAACAGATTTTGAGCTTGATATAGAGTATAGAGAAATTGCACATGAATTAGGAATAGAAGATTATAAAGTTTGTAAATGTGTGAATGATAGTGATGGATTTATTGAAGCTATAAAATATATTATAAAGTAA
- the amrA gene encoding AmmeMemoRadiSam system protein A, protein MENQILLEIAKKSIERKFDSNIKIDKDKLLKDFPELKEIGATFVTLKLNNELRGCIGTLNAKVSILEDLISNAYGAAFEDPRFYELTKEEFEKTDIEISILSSPVQIKYTDIKDLKSKIKPNIHGVILQKDGRRSTFLPQVWEQLPTFEEFFSHLCYKGSFEEDCLEFHPLVFTYEVKKIK, encoded by the coding sequence ATGGAGAATCAAATTTTATTAGAAATAGCCAAAAAATCAATAGAAAGAAAATTTGATTCAAATATAAAAATAGATAAAGATAAACTTCTAAAAGATTTTCCCGAACTTAAAGAAATTGGTGCAACTTTTGTAACTTTAAAATTAAATAATGAATTAAGAGGTTGTATAGGAACTTTAAATGCAAAAGTTTCAATACTTGAAGATTTAATATCAAATGCCTATGGTGCAGCTTTTGAAGATCCAAGATTTTATGAACTGACAAAAGAAGAGTTTGAAAAAACAGATATAGAAATTTCTATTTTATCTTCACCTGTACAGATAAAATATACAGATATAAAAGATTTAAAATCAAAAATAAAACCAAATATTCATGGTGTGATTTTACAAAAAGATGGACGAAGAAGTACATTTTTACCACAAGTTTGGGAACAACTTCCAACTTTTGAAGAGTTTTTTTCTCATCTTTGTTATAAAGGAAGTTTTGAAGAAGATTGTTTGGAGTTTCATCCTTTAGTTTTTACTTATGAAGTTAAGAAAATAAAATGA
- the amrB gene encoding AmmeMemoRadiSam system protein B has protein sequence MSFKNIRKAVVSGSFYPQKKEEILEYINHFNSVKTNDETFEDIKAIIVPHAGYIYSGFTANITYKLVSSSKKDIKRVVVFGPSHRVYLKGASVALYDEYETPLGNLKIDKEFSQNLIDKYDFLDFNIECEFEHSTETQAPFIKHYFENVQLVEIIYGEIDYEELSKVIDEVLASSDNFVVISTDLSHFYTLQEAQKLDNICIEAINKKDLKLFDYCEACGKVGVKAVINWAIKNDFDTKILNYCTSADVTKDENRVVGYTSALIGR, from the coding sequence ATGAGTTTTAAAAATATAAGAAAAGCAGTTGTAAGCGGAAGTTTTTATCCACAAAAAAAAGAAGAGATTTTAGAATATATAAATCATTTTAATAGTGTTAAAACAAATGATGAAACCTTTGAAGATATAAAAGCTATTATTGTTCCACATGCTGGATATATTTATAGTGGATTTACTGCAAATATAACTTATAAATTAGTTTCATCTTCAAAAAAAGATATAAAAAGGGTTGTTGTATTTGGACCATCTCATAGGGTTTATTTAAAAGGGGCAAGTGTTGCTCTTTATGATGAGTATGAAACACCTCTTGGAAATCTAAAAATTGACAAAGAGTTTTCTCAAAACTTAATAGATAAATATGATTTTTTAGATTTTAATATAGAGTGTGAATTTGAGCATTCAACAGAAACTCAAGCACCATTTATAAAACATTATTTTGAAAATGTACAATTAGTTGAGATTATTTATGGTGAGATTGATTATGAAGAGTTATCAAAAGTTATAGATGAGGTTTTAGCCAGTAGTGATAATTTTGTAGTAATAAGTACTGATTTAAGCCATTTCTATACTTTACAAGAGGCTCAAAAGCTTGATAATATCTGTATCGAAGCTATAAATAAAAAGGATTTAAAACTTTTTGATTATTGTGAAGCTTGTGGAAAAGTTGGAGTAAAAGCAGTTATAAATTGGGCGATAAAAAATGATTTTGATACAAAAATATTAAATTATTGTACAAGTGCTGATGTTACAAAAGATGAAAATAGGGTTGTTGGATATACATCAGCTCTCATAGGAAGATAG
- a CDS encoding ElyC/SanA/YdcF family protein → MFTLKKIISAFLLPIPIGIFLLFMAFIYLMFNSYKKAKVFLFLGLSWFVLLSFQPISNAILAPLENSHKALIETPKVNYILVLGSGHKSDENLSITSQIKMVAINRLVEGIRHYKNLENVKLIVSGFSFSDKNSHAFMQEKLAISLGVKQEDIIRLDSPRDTKEEAIEAKKIVGNNEIILVTSASHMKRSVLLFEKEGLNVIASPTNHLAYKDDSYSAYFSAKNIRKVEMAIHEYLGLLYSFLRKEI, encoded by the coding sequence ATGTTTACTCTTAAAAAAATTATTTCAGCTTTTTTACTACCAATTCCTATTGGAATTTTTTTACTTTTTATGGCTTTTATTTATTTGATGTTTAATTCATATAAAAAAGCAAAAGTATTTCTGTTTTTAGGATTATCTTGGTTTGTTCTTTTATCATTTCAACCAATTTCAAATGCTATTTTAGCTCCTCTTGAAAATTCCCATAAAGCTTTGATTGAAACTCCAAAGGTGAATTATATTTTAGTTTTAGGAAGTGGTCATAAGAGTGATGAGAATTTAAGTATAACCTCACAGATAAAAATGGTAGCTATAAACAGGCTTGTTGAGGGAATAAGGCATTATAAAAATCTTGAAAATGTAAAACTAATAGTTTCAGGATTTAGTTTTAGTGATAAAAATTCTCATGCTTTTATGCAAGAAAAACTAGCTATTTCTTTGGGTGTTAAACAAGAAGATATTATAAGACTTGATTCACCAAGAGATACAAAAGAAGAAGCTATTGAAGCTAAAAAAATAGTTGGAAATAATGAAATTATCTTAGTAACTTCAGCTTCGCATATGAAACGTTCAGTTTTACTTTTTGAAAAAGAGGGCTTAAATGTAATAGCAAGTCCAACAAATCATCTAGCTTACAAAGATGATTCTTATAGTGCTTATTTTTCAGCTAAAAATATTAGA